The Stigmatella aurantiaca DW4/3-1 genome contains the following window.
CACGGAGGAGGTCTCCGAGAAGCCACACTGGGCCTCCTGCGCGCTGGGCACGGGCTTCTTTGCGAGCTTCTTGCGCTGCTCCAGGAAGAGCGCCCGCGTCTTCACCGCTTTTTCCTCGGCCTGGAGGAAGTACATCACCGAGTCCGCGTGCCGCCCGTTCGAGTAGTAGAGCTTGCCCAGCGACGAGGCGATCTCGAACGTCTTCTCCCGCGCGCGCAGCCCCTCGGTCGAGTCGAGCTGCTTCAACAGCTCCTCGGCGGAAGGCGGGGCCCGCCCCGTCTCCGACATGGGCGGGTGCCCCGCGGGCAACTCGCCCGGGGCCGATGGCGCCGCGAAGGGGGGATGGCCCTCGGGCATTGCCCCCATGGGCGCCGCGGGCGAGGCCCCCGTGCCCGGAGGCACCGGCGGGTGGTTGGGCGGCAGGCTGGTGGGCTCCGCGGCGAGCAGGGCCGCGGTGGCGAAGGCGAGGGCAAGCGTCATGAGTCGTGTTCCAAGAAGCGGGCCTCGGGCCACTGGGTGGCCGAGAGCCGGCGGACATCCTGCGGGGCGAGGCGGATGAGCAGGTCTCTCACCGTCACACCCAGCACGGGGTGCTTCAAGTCGGGGGCAAGCTCGACCAGGGGCTCGAGGGCGAAGCGGCGCTTGTGCAGCTCCAAGTGGGGCACCTGGAGGTTCGCGTCCGCCACCACCTCGCCCCCCCAGAGGAGGATGTCGAGATCAATGGGGCGAGGCCCCCAACGCACCCCATCCCGGCGGCGTCCGAGATCATGCTCGATGCGCTGGAGGATGGTGAGCAGCCGCTGGGGGGACAGGCCACAGTCCAGCGCCACCACCGCGTTGAGGAAAGGGGGCTGGGAAGGCCCTACCGGAGCACTCTCGAACAGCGAGGAGTGGCGCAGGACGGCGACCGCGTCGATGCGCGAGAGCGCCTCCAGGGCC
Protein-coding sequences here:
- the folK gene encoding 2-amino-4-hydroxy-6-hydroxymethyldihydropteridine diphosphokinase; protein product: MSTNVYVGLGSNEGDREGRLVAALEALSRIDAVAVLRHSSLFESAPVGPSQPPFLNAVVALDCGLSPQRLLTILQRIEHDLGRRRDGVRWGPRPIDLDILLWGGEVVADANLQVPHLELHKRRFALEPLVELAPDLKHPVLGVTVRDLLIRLAPQDVRRLSATQWPEARFLEHDS